In Desulfomonile tiedjei DSM 6799, a genomic segment contains:
- a CDS encoding protealysin inhibitor emfourin gives MKIRFRQTGGFANLIQSCEIDTKTLSPARAAEIENLVRNSGILTVKIPFWRKVARWQRIVACDLFYYSISIESSEVTFSLAFDDSSIPDGSRPLLNYLKNRVRSQPR, from the coding sequence ATGAAGATCAGATTTCGCCAAACGGGCGGCTTTGCCAATTTGATCCAGAGTTGCGAAATAGACACCAAGACGTTGTCTCCCGCTCGAGCTGCCGAGATCGAGAATTTGGTCAGGAACAGCGGTATCCTGACTGTCAAAATCCCGTTTTGGAGAAAGGTCGCTCGTTGGCAGAGAATAGTAGCTTGCGATCTCTTCTATTACAGTATCTCAATTGAGAGCAGTGAAGTTACTTTTAGCTTGGCATTTGACGACTCCAGTATTCCCGACGGCAGTCGTCCTTTGTTAAATTACCTCAAGAACCGTGTACGGTCGCAACCTCGATAG
- the ybeY gene encoding rRNA maturation RNase YbeY — translation MEILINNRQKRIEIDLQELQKKTERILEDLGCNADTVVSIAVVDNPEMAELNFQYRGKEGPTNVLSFSQREGEIQSAHPHLLGDIVISADRAADDAQALNYTNDEMVLYLLIHGILHLVGYEHQEPSQAFTMEQMVEEIFRKFYPSLPE, via the coding sequence ATGGAGATACTCATAAACAATCGCCAGAAAAGGATAGAAATCGACCTGCAAGAACTACAGAAGAAAACGGAAAGAATATTAGAAGACTTGGGCTGTAATGCCGACACTGTGGTTTCCATCGCGGTCGTAGACAATCCGGAAATGGCTGAACTGAACTTCCAGTATCGCGGGAAAGAGGGACCGACGAATGTACTCTCGTTTTCTCAGAGAGAAGGAGAAATACAATCCGCACATCCCCATCTTCTCGGAGATATTGTAATTTCCGCCGATCGGGCTGCAGACGATGCTCAAGCATTGAATTATACAAATGACGAAATGGTTTTATACCTTTTGATTCACGGCATTCTCCATCTTGTGGGGTACGAGCACCAGGAGCCTTCGCAAGCCTTCACTATGGAGCAAATGGTGGAAGAAATCTTTCGGAAATTCTATCCTTCCCTGCCTGAATAA